A section of the Polynucleobacter sp. AP-Sving-400A-A2 genome encodes:
- the queD gene encoding 6-carboxytetrahydropterin synthase QueD — MTTKQEAISITRRLEFDAGHRIPNHDGQCRHLHGHRYAIEVTLMGVVADHPGKADDGMVLDFGEIKRLTNQHVVEPWDHAFLVAKEDTGLVDYLNSIPNHKTVVMDHVPTVENLASAAFRLLQPVFDKAFDGRLKLSSIRLYETPNCWADVSHS, encoded by the coding sequence ATGACTACTAAGCAAGAAGCTATTTCGATTACTCGGCGACTAGAGTTTGATGCGGGCCATCGCATTCCTAACCATGACGGTCAGTGCCGCCATTTGCATGGTCACCGTTATGCAATTGAAGTGACTTTAATGGGTGTTGTTGCCGATCATCCTGGTAAAGCAGATGACGGTATGGTTTTGGATTTTGGAGAGATTAAGCGCCTTACCAATCAACATGTAGTGGAACCCTGGGATCATGCCTTCTTAGTTGCAAAGGAAGATACAGGTTTAGTAGATTATTTAAATTCCATTCCTAATCATAAAACTGTCGTGATGGATCATGTGCCCACAGTAGAGAACTTGGCCAGTGCTGCATTCAGACTTTTGCAACCCGTATTTGATAAGGCATTTGATGGTCGGCTGAAGCTATCATCGATTCGCCTTTACGAAACCCCCAATTGTTGGGCAGACGTTTCGCATTCATAG
- the queE gene encoding 7-carboxy-7-deazaguanine synthase, which yields MYTVKELFPTLQGEGAHTGRAAVFCRFAGCNLWSGREEDRASAICQFCDTDFVGTNGIGGGKFETASELAESIARAWTSNDAGPQQRYVVFTGGEPLLQLDAALIDALHLIGFAIAIETNGTIKVPKGVDWVCVSPKAGSELIVLQADEIKLVIPQAGHTHIETLLARFEKMDYRNRFLQAMDGPQIQENLALAIKLCQKRPLWRLSVQTHKMIGIR from the coding sequence ATGTATACCGTTAAAGAACTCTTTCCAACCCTGCAGGGTGAGGGTGCCCACACTGGGCGCGCAGCAGTGTTTTGCCGTTTTGCTGGATGCAATCTTTGGAGTGGGCGTGAGGAAGATCGTGCATCGGCAATTTGCCAGTTTTGCGATACCGACTTTGTGGGTACTAACGGCATAGGTGGAGGTAAGTTCGAAACCGCCTCCGAGTTAGCCGAATCGATTGCAAGGGCCTGGACTAGCAATGATGCTGGGCCACAGCAACGCTATGTAGTGTTTACTGGTGGTGAACCTTTACTCCAGTTAGATGCTGCCTTAATTGACGCTCTCCATCTAATAGGGTTTGCCATCGCTATCGAAACGAATGGGACGATTAAAGTGCCCAAAGGGGTGGATTGGGTTTGTGTTAGTCCTAAAGCGGGTTCTGAACTGATTGTCCTTCAGGCGGATGAAATTAAGTTAGTTATTCCTCAAGCAGGCCATACCCACATCGAAACACTCCTAGCCAGATTTGAAAAGATGGACTATCGCAATCGTTTCTTGCAGGCAATGGATGGACCTCAAATTCAAGAAAACTTAGCCTTGGCGATCAAGCTATGTCAAAAACGGCCTTTGTGGCGTTTGAGTGTGCAGACCCATAAAATGATCGGTATTCGCTAG